A stretch of the Panulirus ornatus isolate Po-2019 chromosome 10, ASM3632096v1, whole genome shotgun sequence genome encodes the following:
- the LOC139750970 gene encoding uncharacterized protein isoform X2 → MDFEEQRRIFAMNMGGHPMANHHGTNQQAVQQAAAQQAVPQVAQQVQQPPPHTRILMPEATLPMVVGTRPGPMDATMATITTQMAGTQQITMHHTVHQQQLAHHHQQQHAAQQQVAQQQVAQQQQQPQPPAQQQQQIEVTVGINDNTGEPGPSLVGVLEETVEVKRVDPRDPLSVEGGGEVVDGAAMGHSSVEQSRWCLVCDKGLPVVESPQEYVDLYKATMTVSQRKLSAMLGRLVGLTLYKAHSDVLCRRCYGLVDQVDGLEIELADTKMELLQQYEATIAHRQPHAKKEIERPSLEVDVEWEESNESDVIDNDDDDPDCTATGTKRKKKTRKMKRKGGRPRKVKLTTKIKMDSVVEGADGEVAGRPRKRGRGRPRKKDKEEDDYIPPGAPTKDCPACKKVVHAKKYLIHLSTHRLFPCPFCESVFKRKDIKTHLAEAHQEEIHYPCTECDEVFDTFMQLRQHCLVIHMGVEREQFMCKICNKKFSSLTGLKVHVETIHKKAQVYECPECKEIFNQKGNMQNHFRRVHQGDEARKLLCDICNKGFICPSDLRKHVERVHLKVRKNEVMCEVCGKPFSDSRAMRIHINAVHTKEVQHPCPECKMVFHSLTNMVTHRRRMHGGPEGRKNVCEVCGKGFCSPSDLKTHIRVVHENIRKYVCDICGQAFKVCSHLKYHRRKHTGETPYECPHCGKCFHGPSHISDHVKKVHKTVYIGTNQRRKLNLPESAPPPPPGMLPAREVKPKPKPMTPPMNMVHPTYSQPMACTIPASGVTSFAPAHHTTNMLPPTQANPPMIHHQGLMDHHNPYANFQFQTVEQNPAQQSPVPMVVRILHDLQYQ, encoded by the exons ATGGATTTTGAAGAGCAAAGGAGAATTTTTGCCATGAATATGGGTGGTCATCCAATGGCAAATCATCATGGAACCAATCAGCAAGCAGTGCAGCAAGCTGCAGCCCAGCAGGCAGTTCCACAAGTGGCTCAGCAAGtgcaacaacctcctcctcataCCAGAATCCTCATGCCAGAGGCCACCTTACCTATGGTTGTTGGGACTCGTCCAGGGCCAATGGATGCTACAATGGCCACAATCACCACACAAATGGCTGGCACCCAGCAGATTACAATGCATCATACTGTGCATCAACAGCAGctcgctcatcatcatcagcaacagcaTGCAGCCCAGCAACAGGTTGCACAACAGCAGGTAgctcaacaacagcagcagccacagccaccagcacagcagcagcagcaaatagAGGTGACTGTAGGCATTAATGATAATACTGGAGAGCCTGGTCCATCATTAGTCGGAGTTTTGGAGGAAACAGTGGAAGTTAAAAGAGTGGACCCACGAGATCCTTTGTCtgtagagggaggtggtgaagtgGTGGATGGTGCAGCAATGGGACACAGTAGTGTAGAACAGTCACGCTGGTGTCTAGTTTGTGATAAGGGCCTTCCTGTGGTAGAATCTCCTCAAGAATACGTTGACCTTTATAAAGCAACCATGACAGTAAGCCAGCGGAAGTTATCAGCAATGTTGGGTCGCTTGGTGGGACTCACACTTTATAAAGCTCATAGTGATGTTTTATGTCGACGCTGTTATGGGCTTGTGGATCAAGTTGATGGACTTGAAATTGAATTAGCGGATACCAAAATGGAATTGCTTCAACAGTATGAGGCAACTATTGCACATCGCCAGCCACATgccaaaaaagaaattgaaaggcCCTCA TTAGAGGTAGATGTAGAATGGGAAGAATCCAATGAATCAGAtgtaatagataatgatgatgatgatccagacTGTACAGCAACTGGTACAAAGCGCAAgaagaaaacaaggaaaatgaaacgaaaagGAGGTCGTCCACGTAAAGTCAAATTAACAACAAAAATTAAG ATGGATTCAGTTGTTGAAGGGGCTGATGGAGAAGTTGCTGGACGTCCAAGGAAACGTGGTCGTGGCCGGCCACGAAAGAAAGACAAGGAAGAGGATGATTATATTCCCCCAGGTGCACCTACTAAGGACTGTCCTGCTTGCAAAAAG GTTGTTCATGCTAAGAAGTACCTAATCCATCTGTCAACACATCGTCTTTTTCCATGCCCATTTTGTGAATCGgtgttcaagagaaag GACATCAAGACCCATCTGGCTGAGGCCCACCAAGAGGAGATCCACTACCCATGCACTGAGTGTGATGAGGTTTTTGACACATTTATGCAGTTGCGGCAACATTGTCTTGTGATTCACATGGGAGTAGAAAGGGAACAGTTTATGTGCAAAATATGTAATAAAAAGTTCTCAAGTCTAACTGGTCTTAAAGTTCATGTAGAAACTATCCATAAAAAGGCCCAAGTGTATGAATGTCCAGAGTGTAAAGAAATCTTTAACCAGAAAGGAAATATGCAAAATCATTTTCGCCGAGTCCATCAAGGAGATGAAGCTCGCAAATTGTTGTGTGATATATGTAATAAAGGTTTTATCTGTCCAAGTGACTTAAGGAAACATGTCGAGCGGGTACATTTGAAGGTCAGAAAGAATGAAGTCATGTGTGAAGTTTGTGGAAAGCCTTTCTCTGATTCACGAGCCATGAGAATCCACATCAATGCAGTGCATACAAAGGAAGTGCAACACCCTTGTCCTGAGTGCAAAATGGTGTTCCATAGTCTCACTAACATGGTGACTCATAGACGACGCATGCATGGTGGGccagaaggaagaaaaaatgttTGTGAAGTGTGTGGTAAAGGATTTTGTAGTCCAAGTGACTTGAAGACCCATATTAGGGTTGTTcatgaaaatattagaaaatatgTTTGTGATATTTGTGGTCAAGCATTCAAAGTATGTTCACACTTGAAGTACCATCGCAGAAAACATACAGGTGAGACACCATATGAATGCCCTCATTGTGGTAAGTGTTTCCATGGTCCCAGTCACATTTCAGATCATGTCAAAAAAGTTCACAAGACAGTTTATATTGGAACCAATCAGAGGCGTAAATTAAATCTTCCAGAAAGTGCCCCACCTCCGCCTCCAGGTATGTTACCAGCACGTGAGGTAAAACCTAAGCCAAAGCCTATGACTCCTCCTATGAATATGGTTCACCCAACTTATTCTCAGCCAATGGCTTGCACCATTCCTGCTTCTGGAGTTACAAGTTTTGCTCCTGCCCACCATACTACCAACATGTTGCCCCCAACACAGGCCAACCCACCCATGATTCACCATCAAGGACTTATGGACCATCATAATCCATACGCTAATTTCCAATTCCAGACTGTTGAACAAAATCCAGCACAGCAATCTCCAGTACCTATGGTTGTTCGTATTTTGCATGACCTTCAATATCAGTAG